Proteins found in one Loxodonta africana isolate mLoxAfr1 chromosome 21, mLoxAfr1.hap2, whole genome shotgun sequence genomic segment:
- the NUDT19 gene encoding acyl-coenzyme A diphosphatase NUDT19 — MSGPLRPGPSIWRRAASVVLAAGRPLRGPTDPSAPAAGFRLLLLRRSPSQSFLPQAHVFPGGVLDAADSSADWRRLFEPHHGPPRFGLSPASPPRAAFPAPPGDGPDATGSDSAALPDDVALRICAIREAFEEAGVLLLRARGAPPPPVPAPGQGPEPCCALAPLPDLDAWRARVRSDARHFLHLCAHLDCTPDIWALHDWSAWLTPFWRPGGSRFDTAFFLCCLREPPAACPDMAEVVDCQWLSPSEATESFLSEEIWLAPPQFYEIRRLENFASLSDLHKFCLDHASEGRERWLPIMLLTTDGTLHLLPGDELYLEDSDHLENNLSTEKKIEDIMKEGKKFHRVVIHDRHLYSVHVTIQPKCKHVYPKTYVARKSQM, encoded by the exons ATGAGCGGCCCCCTGCGGCCGGGCCCGAGCATCTGGCGGCGGGCGGCCTCCGTGGTGCTGGCAGCGGGCCGGCCGCTCCGGGGCCCCACCGACCCGTCGGCGCCCGCCGCGGGCTTCCGGCTGCTGCTTCTCCGGCGCTCTCCGAGCCAGAGCTTCCTGCCCCAAGCGCACGTCTTCCCGGGCGGCGTGCTGGACGCGGCCGACAGCTCGGCTGACTGGCGGCGTCTATTCGAGCCGCACCATGGGCCGCCGCGCTTCGGCCTGAGCCCAGCATCGCCCCCGCGCGCCGCCTTCCCGGCTCCGCCAGGCGACGGGCCCGACGCCACCGGCAGCGACTCCGCGGCGCTCCCGGATGACGTCGCCTTGCGCATCTGTGCCATCCGCGAGGCCTTCGAGGAGGCGGGCGTGCTGCTGCTGCGGGCCCGCGGCGCCCCGCCGCCCCCTGTCCCGGCGCCGGGGCAGGGGCCAGAGCCCTGCTGCGCCCTCGCGCCGCTGCCCGACCTGGACGCTTGGCGCGCCCGCGTCCGCAGCGACGCGCGCCACTTCCTGCATCTGTGCGCGCACCTGGACTGCACGCCCGACATCTGGGCGCTGCACGACTGGAGCGCCTGGCTGACGCCGTTCTGGAGGCCCGGCGGCAGTCGCTTCGACACCGCCTTCTTCTTGTGCTGCCTGCGCGAGCCGCCGGCCGCCTGCCCGGACATGGCCGAGGTGGTGGACTGCCAG tggttatcgCCGTCAGAAGCAACTGAAAGTTTCCTATCAGAAGAAATTTGGTTGGCACCGCCACAGTTCTATGAAATAAGAAGACTAGAAAATTTTGCTTCTCTCTCAGACTTGCACAAATTTTGTTTGGATCATGCATCAGAAGGGAGGGAAAGATGGCTGCCGATCATGTTATTAACTACAGATGGGACACTCCACCTTTTGCCAG GAGATGAACTCTACTTGGAAGATTCAGAccatttagaaaataatttatccactgagaaaaaaattgaagacatCATGAAGGAAGGCAAGAAATTTCACCGAGTAGTGATACACGATCGCCATCTCTACAGCGTCCAtgtgaccattcagccaaagTGCAAACATGTTTACCCAAAGACCTATGTGGCCAGGAAGAGCCAGATGTAG